The following coding sequences lie in one Pseudomonas monsensis genomic window:
- a CDS encoding ATP-binding protein: protein MKPTFTLLSVFLVLLAIGWRIPDAGADDLQPHARQPLDSVKVQLNQQEREWLQHKQALIVGVTTDTFPPFGIMTEHHSYEGLTADYLVAMQRELGIEFKVRPFDSAKAAYEALHSGQIDLVGSAIPQDATDFGVHLTPPYALTELALLSEGGDLHAYNTHDARTRIAVASKDALDLYQRSGGQGAFALYASPLAALASVLTGDTDVYLGDTYSTNYMSSQLFSNQLEVNQDTAPQEIKVAFAVREDHSILAGLLAQGLQGVDRCTMVRAQQLWADIEDCDLGSFRDRLTDPERAWLDNNTTVKLAVSEDLAPYAFFNSNGRFNGIASDLLGIIQRKTGLRFEIIRVSSLSEANSLLVNGEANLGILTEISRAPSPYLHSRSLATAPYLFVMRNDETAILDQHSTATIAVAQGYLLPASLALQFPNARFEETDTMGEAFKLVRDGDVDFVVSPSNVARYYLSFKYETSLKVGGLLDLDNAKIVLAAPEAQRLMISIINKAMLEIPPRDYPQIIGRWRANSATDEKYWEGVASYIWRSFEVLGALLLVAGLLIMLQRRRLQRERRDLKQRKLLLDELEVAKESAEKASRTKSVFLATMSHEIRTPLNAIIGMLELVLTRQDNARLNAQSVHIAYESATHLLALIGDILDISRIESGKLTLTPEPARIKDLIESTSNVFSGLARQKQLQIHVNIDPMAAELVWVDGLKVKQILSNLLSNAIKFTERGVVDIHCKVTAASDSALHFVISVSDTGAGIPATHIDQIFKPFFVTREAVSDRNAGAGLGLPICLALSELMGGHLEAKSETDVGTRMTFSVHLQRVSAEIAVTGANPAEHAAPLDDSPLAVLIVEDHLPSQYLLYQQVAYLGHRALTANNGLEGVAIWQENEIDIVITDCNMPEMNGHEMTKMIRQLERSQRVRPCIIVGLTADAQREELDRCIASGMDHSLAKPITLAVLNRWIPKRGTDKQPSETTSSPLNDIRGAMAEEVIQSNGVEGQALSHALEKRDPQDVIRIVHKLKGTAYLLNHSGLLEQCIEIEDLCAQGTMSVEMHEAVSALIRKLEGISRSLRQE, encoded by the coding sequence TTGAGTTCAAAGTACGGCCGTTCGATTCAGCAAAAGCCGCCTACGAAGCATTGCACTCAGGACAGATTGATTTGGTGGGCAGCGCCATACCTCAAGATGCGACCGATTTCGGGGTGCATCTGACGCCACCTTACGCACTGACAGAATTGGCGCTGCTTTCTGAAGGAGGCGACCTTCACGCCTACAACACGCATGACGCACGCACGCGGATCGCCGTTGCCAGCAAAGACGCCCTTGACTTGTATCAACGCAGCGGCGGCCAAGGTGCCTTCGCGCTCTATGCCTCTCCCCTGGCAGCCTTGGCCTCTGTGCTGACTGGTGACACGGATGTTTACCTTGGCGATACCTACTCCACCAATTACATGTCCAGCCAGTTGTTCAGCAATCAGTTGGAGGTTAACCAGGATACTGCGCCGCAGGAAATTAAAGTGGCTTTCGCGGTTCGCGAAGACCACTCAATTCTGGCAGGTCTGCTCGCGCAAGGTTTGCAGGGTGTCGACCGTTGCACCATGGTCCGCGCCCAACAGCTGTGGGCTGACATCGAGGACTGTGACCTTGGCAGCTTTCGCGACCGCCTTACAGACCCTGAACGTGCCTGGCTTGATAACAACACCACGGTGAAACTGGCGGTCAGCGAAGACTTGGCGCCCTATGCCTTTTTCAACAGTAACGGCCGTTTCAATGGTATCGCTTCGGACTTGCTGGGCATCATTCAACGCAAAACCGGATTACGCTTCGAGATTATCCGCGTCAGCTCGTTGAGCGAGGCCAATTCCCTGTTAGTCAACGGTGAGGCGAATCTTGGCATCCTCACTGAAATCAGCCGCGCGCCATCGCCGTACTTGCACAGCCGATCCCTGGCCACCGCGCCCTACCTGTTTGTCATGCGTAACGACGAGACAGCGATCCTCGATCAACACAGCACCGCGACCATCGCAGTCGCCCAAGGCTATTTGCTGCCTGCTTCGCTTGCCCTGCAATTCCCCAACGCCCGTTTCGAAGAAACCGACACCATGGGCGAAGCCTTCAAACTGGTGCGCGACGGAGACGTTGACTTCGTCGTGTCGCCTTCAAACGTGGCACGTTACTACCTGTCTTTTAAATACGAGACCAGCCTTAAAGTCGGCGGCCTTCTGGATCTTGATAACGCGAAGATCGTGTTGGCTGCGCCCGAAGCGCAACGACTGATGATCTCCATTATCAACAAAGCCATGCTGGAAATACCCCCTCGGGATTACCCGCAGATCATCGGACGCTGGCGCGCCAACTCCGCCACCGACGAGAAGTACTGGGAGGGGGTCGCTTCGTACATCTGGCGATCTTTTGAAGTGTTGGGAGCCTTGCTGCTGGTGGCCGGGTTGCTGATCATGCTTCAGCGCCGTCGCCTTCAGCGCGAGCGGCGCGATCTGAAGCAACGCAAGCTCCTCCTCGACGAACTCGAAGTGGCAAAGGAGTCCGCCGAAAAAGCCAGCCGCACCAAGTCTGTATTTCTGGCCACCATGAGTCACGAAATCCGCACGCCGCTCAATGCCATCATCGGCATGCTGGAACTGGTGCTCACCCGCCAGGATAACGCCCGGCTCAATGCACAGTCCGTCCACATCGCGTATGAGTCAGCGACCCACTTGCTGGCGCTTATCGGCGACATTTTGGACATCTCGCGCATCGAGTCAGGCAAGCTGACTTTGACGCCCGAGCCCGCCCGGATCAAGGACTTGATCGAATCGACGAGCAATGTGTTTTCTGGCTTGGCGCGACAAAAGCAATTGCAGATACACGTGAACATTGATCCGATGGCCGCAGAACTGGTTTGGGTAGACGGGTTGAAAGTCAAACAGATCCTGTCCAATCTCCTGAGCAATGCGATCAAGTTCACTGAGCGTGGCGTTGTCGACATTCATTGCAAGGTAACAGCCGCAAGTGATAGCGCCCTGCACTTTGTGATCAGCGTCAGCGACACAGGAGCAGGCATTCCAGCCACACACATCGACCAGATTTTCAAACCATTCTTCGTAACGCGCGAGGCTGTTAGCGACCGCAATGCAGGGGCGGGCCTCGGTCTACCGATTTGCTTGGCATTAAGTGAATTGATGGGAGGCCATCTGGAGGCTAAGAGCGAAACAGATGTTGGCACTCGCATGACGTTCAGTGTTCACCTCCAGCGCGTCAGCGCCGAGATTGCAGTGACTGGCGCTAACCCGGCAGAGCACGCTGCTCCATTAGACGATTCGCCGCTGGCCGTCCTGATCGTCGAAGATCATTTGCCAAGTCAATACCTGCTGTATCAGCAAGTGGCTTACCTGGGGCATCGTGCACTGACCGCAAACAACGGCCTTGAAGGCGTGGCAATCTGGCAAGAGAACGAGATCGACATCGTCATCACCGACTGCAACATGCCCGAGATGAACGGGCACGAGATGACCAAGATGATCCGTCAGCTAGAACGCAGCCAGCGCGTTCGACCATGCATCATCGTCGGGTTGACTGCCGATGCTCAGCGAGAAGAACTGGATCGCTGCATAGCATCAGGCATGGACCATTCGCTGGCCAAGCCGATCACCCTCGCCGTCCTCAATCGCTGGATTCCCAAACGGGGTACGGATAAGCAGCCGTCCGAAACTACGTCGTCCCCCCTGAATGACATCCGGGGGGCGATGGCCGAAGAAGTCATTCAAAGCAACGGTGTCGAAGGTCAAGCCCTGAGTCACGCATTGGAAAAGCGCGACCCGCAGGACGTCATACGGATCGTGCACAAGCTCAAGGGCACCGCCTACCTGCTCAATCACTCTGGCCTGCTTGAGCAGTGCATCGAAATCGAGGATTTATGCGCGCAAGGCACGATGTCCGTGGAGATGCATGAGGCGGTAAGCGCTTTGATCCGGAAACTGGAGGGGATCAGCCGGTCACTACGTCAGGAATGA
- a CDS encoding EAL domain-containing protein, with amino-acid sequence MPDADDVLRGLWRREFRAYLQPKFDLRTGKVDAAEVLARWHHPTRGVLGPASFIPLMTRKQWLDELLFELLEQGLALQLKLHEQGALLGLAFNVSLGQLQNSLFIDGLKTRLLRHRLPLSMLTFEITEDDPADAAGCVEQLNRLSNLGVRLSMDDFGTGYSSLLRLCQVPFHEIKLAGDFTRFVGRPGRHQAVIRHALALAEELGVSLVVEGIETVEQRDSLEQMGARVGQGFFCAKPMLIDTFEGWMTKPYRDFRAQS; translated from the coding sequence TTGCCAGATGCCGATGATGTTCTACGTGGGCTTTGGCGCCGAGAGTTTCGAGCATATCTGCAACCCAAGTTCGATTTGCGAACGGGCAAGGTGGACGCGGCAGAAGTCCTCGCACGCTGGCACCACCCAACCCGCGGCGTACTCGGCCCGGCAAGTTTCATCCCGTTGATGACGCGTAAGCAATGGCTCGACGAGTTGCTGTTTGAATTGCTTGAGCAAGGGTTGGCGCTACAACTCAAACTCCACGAACAGGGTGCGCTGCTTGGCTTGGCCTTCAATGTGTCCCTTGGGCAGTTGCAGAACAGCCTGTTCATCGATGGTTTGAAGACGCGGTTGCTCCGGCACCGTTTGCCGTTATCAATGCTGACTTTTGAAATCACAGAGGACGACCCGGCCGATGCTGCTGGCTGCGTTGAACAGCTAAATCGACTGAGCAATTTGGGAGTGAGGCTGTCAATGGATGACTTCGGAACGGGTTATTCATCGCTCTTGCGTCTATGCCAGGTGCCCTTCCATGAAATCAAATTGGCCGGAGATTTCACCCGTTTTGTTGGCAGGCCCGGTCGTCATCAGGCGGTCATTCGTCATGCGCTGGCGCTCGCCGAAGAGCTGGGGGTGTCATTGGTGGTGGAAGGCATTGAAACGGTGGAGCAACGCGATAGTTTGGAGCAGATGGGGGCTCGTGTGGGTCAAGGATTCTTTTGCGCAAAACCTATGTTGATTGATACGTTTGAAGGCTGGATGACTAAACCCTATCGAGATTTCCGTGCTCAGTCTTGA
- a CDS encoding fimbrial protein, which produces MKFFVCIFILFVSVQSFNKAYALSDECAWSSSSPIPGSTELRVWSVVAPQLLTLRRVPIGSVMASSAELIVHSEGWQRQCPPKRYPTLRQEVFFKNLELVDGFDNVYKTRLEGIGVRVLSVGSYKSPIPFVRETTPNHNLLYSSVPDRIKFEFVRISRDVEAGDVPIKLTIHDYLNGWHAAEITVLGTTKLKSEGYFSGCAGVEKMNISMGRVLVMKLEESNTPFNLDVLCSGMSAGTNVPVKVYFEGSSDGPGRLNLEPGGAKGVEISLLSSKGVKLPFLQSSALAMTWIRSEPQGELYRLPVVAEYVKKASQKAEAGRANATLNYVLEYN; this is translated from the coding sequence ATGAAATTTTTCGTTTGTATTTTTATACTTTTTGTTTCTGTGCAGAGTTTCAACAAGGCTTATGCTCTCTCTGATGAATGCGCCTGGAGTAGTTCTTCACCTATTCCTGGATCTACCGAATTGAGAGTTTGGAGTGTTGTCGCACCTCAGCTATTGACTTTGCGCAGAGTGCCAATTGGTTCTGTTATGGCTAGCTCAGCGGAACTCATCGTACATAGTGAAGGATGGCAAAGACAGTGTCCTCCGAAACGCTATCCTACTTTGCGGCAAGAGGTTTTTTTCAAAAATCTGGAGTTGGTAGACGGATTTGATAATGTTTATAAAACTCGATTGGAAGGTATAGGTGTGAGGGTTTTGAGTGTGGGCAGCTATAAGTCTCCAATTCCATTTGTCAGGGAAACAACCCCCAATCACAATCTTTTATATTCAAGTGTTCCTGACAGAATAAAATTTGAATTTGTGCGAATTTCGCGTGACGTTGAAGCTGGCGACGTACCAATCAAACTCACAATCCATGACTATTTAAATGGTTGGCATGCAGCTGAGATTACGGTATTGGGTACCACAAAACTCAAGTCTGAAGGCTATTTCAGCGGCTGCGCCGGTGTTGAGAAAATGAATATTTCTATGGGGCGTGTATTGGTAATGAAGCTCGAGGAGTCGAATACACCATTCAATCTCGACGTCCTGTGCTCTGGTATGTCTGCAGGAACCAATGTTCCGGTTAAGGTTTATTTTGAAGGAAGCTCAGACGGGCCGGGGCGGCTCAATCTTGAACCAGGAGGTGCCAAAGGGGTTGAGATATCGTTGCTCAGTAGCAAAGGAGTGAAACTGCCATTTTTACAAAGCAGTGCGTTGGCGATGACCTGGATTCGGAGTGAGCCACAGGGAGAGCTTTATCGTCTGCCTGTGGTTGCTGAGTATGTGAAGAAGGCATCGCAAAAGGCTGAGGCAGGTAGGGCCAACGCCACGTTGAACTACGTTCTCGAATACAACTGA
- a CDS encoding fimbrial protein yields MSFLVRSLVVLFFILGLVEARAGVCRWSLYTSRPGGTDMRSWTVIGPSLLDLRKVPVGSVMASSAELVVHNEQRQVDCPWPQYPMLREEAGFKGLELVDGFSNVYKTGIAGVGVRFLSLDLFKGVLPLSAEYKNSSVSTYGNVPNKIKMEFVRTSRDVAVGGVRMNFSINYQINGWNAAEIRISGVTTFESTNYFSGCTGIEKLNISMGRVLATEIGTQNRSFNLDVLCSGMPAGTKVPVKVYFDGSSDGAGLLNVDPGGAEGVDILLVNDRGVRLPFSQGNALAMTWMRSESKGEIYRLPVVAEYAKKVSQKIRAGKANATLNYILEYN; encoded by the coding sequence ATGAGTTTTTTAGTTCGCTCTCTAGTGGTTCTGTTTTTTATCTTAGGCCTCGTTGAGGCGAGGGCCGGAGTGTGTCGCTGGAGTTTATATACATCCCGCCCCGGCGGCACTGACATGAGGTCGTGGACTGTTATTGGACCTTCTCTATTGGATTTGCGTAAAGTTCCGGTTGGATCTGTGATGGCCAGCTCTGCGGAGCTTGTTGTTCATAATGAACAACGGCAGGTTGATTGTCCTTGGCCACAATATCCCATGTTGCGTGAAGAAGCTGGTTTTAAGGGCTTAGAGCTGGTGGATGGATTCAGTAATGTTTACAAGACCGGAATTGCTGGAGTAGGTGTAAGATTCTTGAGTCTGGATTTATTCAAGGGTGTATTGCCGTTATCTGCCGAGTACAAGAATAGCAGTGTTAGCACATATGGTAATGTTCCAAATAAAATAAAAATGGAGTTTGTTCGAACTTCGCGTGACGTTGCAGTTGGCGGTGTAAGAATGAATTTTTCAATTAATTACCAAATTAATGGTTGGAATGCTGCGGAGATCAGAATAAGTGGCGTCACGACGTTTGAATCTACAAACTATTTCAGCGGTTGCACTGGTATTGAGAAGCTTAATATTTCTATGGGGCGCGTGCTTGCAACGGAAATAGGAACTCAAAATAGATCCTTTAATCTTGATGTGCTGTGCTCCGGTATGCCTGCCGGGACCAAAGTACCGGTTAAAGTTTATTTTGACGGCAGCTCTGATGGCGCCGGGCTATTGAACGTGGACCCAGGGGGCGCCGAGGGCGTCGATATCTTGTTAGTAAATGATCGGGGGGTGAGGCTGCCATTCTCACAGGGTAATGCTTTAGCGATGACATGGATGCGAAGTGAATCCAAGGGAGAGATCTATCGACTACCCGTTGTTGCTGAGTATGCGAAAAAGGTTTCGCAAAAAATTCGCGCGGGTAAGGCTAACGCGACGTTGAATTACATTCTGGAATACAACTGA
- a CDS encoding fimbria/pilus outer membrane usher protein has translation MAALGVLGATHANAAQFNPMFLKDKGAEIDLRYFEQSSGVVPGTYSVDLYLNQRLDRRQEITFQVDADAESAAPQAVLTLGLLHDMGVNIQRLKQEGIISPDSSDDDAVELLRIDGASVEVDVARLSLYVSIPQAYIQRRARGYVDPSLWDDGITAVFSSYQLNFSRNTGNGFNSDYGYLGLRNGLNIGQWRLRNESSISQGTGTPRTFTSNRSYLEHDVTLLKGRFALGQLYSNGDIFDSSRFIGVQLGSDIGMLPDDEAGYAPVVRGIAETQATVEVRQNGYVIYSTSVSPGAFEIRDIYPGGSNGDLEITIIESDGRQRKYSQAYAYLPVMTRRGNFQYSLSLGNYDYEGAVSPRLIQGTAVYGATDNLTTYGGAQATDGYTALNLGVGVNSVLGGTSVDVTNSRSRLDSGQVTTGQSVRFLYSKTLSKTDTTFTMAGYRYSTSGYRTLSEHIDELDPANHYSNRGRPKHRLDLSINQTLGRNGSLFLSAGETNYWDRAGSTRRLQVGYSGSVGVVSYSVSASHTQSADRSRDSDNQLAFSVSVPFGDRNRSQRFYSNLTTDGNGQDNLQGGVAGYLNDESTLSYSAQAGLAGNERSSGVGIGWDAPSAKLAANYSTSGPSRHLDMTASGSVVAHSGGVTFGQPVGETFALVEVPNVKGVAVEGSTARTDSAGYTIESYVQPYRYNWVNLDTQTLGSDVDVTETSQQLVPRRGSVVKASFEASSGRRVQFNLLQANGKKLPFGAQLFDEANKLLAVVDNQSRALVFGIKEHGRLTLNWVGGNCTVPYKLPERDPSVVYDQVKVTCDLSLAME, from the coding sequence ATGGCTGCATTGGGTGTATTGGGCGCTACCCACGCCAACGCGGCGCAGTTCAATCCAATGTTTCTCAAGGACAAGGGGGCTGAAATCGATCTACGTTATTTCGAACAATCCAGCGGCGTAGTGCCAGGTACATACAGCGTTGACCTTTATTTGAATCAGCGTCTGGATCGTCGGCAGGAGATTACCTTCCAGGTAGACGCAGATGCCGAAAGCGCCGCCCCACAAGCGGTCCTGACGCTTGGACTGCTGCACGATATGGGGGTCAATATCCAGCGCCTGAAGCAAGAGGGGATTATCTCCCCAGACAGCAGTGACGACGACGCGGTCGAGTTGTTGCGAATCGACGGGGCGTCGGTCGAAGTCGACGTGGCCAGGCTGTCGCTTTACGTCAGCATTCCACAAGCCTATATCCAGCGTCGCGCCCGGGGTTATGTTGATCCGTCGCTGTGGGATGACGGTATCACTGCGGTGTTCAGCAGCTATCAATTGAACTTCAGCCGCAATACCGGTAACGGTTTCAATAGCGATTATGGATACCTTGGCCTGCGCAACGGTCTGAACATCGGCCAGTGGCGACTGCGCAATGAATCATCTATCAGTCAAGGCACCGGGACACCGCGGACCTTTACCAGTAACCGCAGCTACCTGGAGCACGATGTCACCCTTCTCAAGGGACGATTCGCGCTAGGCCAGCTTTATAGCAACGGCGATATTTTCGATAGCAGTCGTTTCATCGGCGTACAGCTAGGCTCCGACATCGGCATGTTGCCGGATGACGAGGCTGGCTACGCGCCGGTCGTGCGCGGCATTGCCGAAACCCAGGCTACGGTAGAAGTTCGTCAGAACGGCTACGTGATTTACTCCACCTCGGTTTCGCCGGGCGCTTTCGAGATCCGCGATATTTATCCGGGTGGTTCTAACGGCGACCTGGAAATTACCATCATCGAATCCGACGGCCGCCAACGTAAGTACAGCCAGGCGTACGCCTACTTGCCGGTGATGACTCGCCGCGGCAACTTTCAATACAGCCTGTCACTGGGCAACTACGACTATGAAGGCGCAGTGTCACCACGCTTGATTCAGGGTACGGCGGTGTACGGCGCTACCGATAACCTCACGACCTATGGCGGCGCGCAGGCCACCGATGGCTATACCGCGCTTAACTTAGGTGTGGGTGTGAACTCCGTGCTGGGGGGCACTTCGGTAGACGTAACCAACAGCCGTTCGCGACTAGATTCCGGCCAGGTGACGACAGGGCAGAGTGTGCGGTTCCTGTACTCGAAAACCCTGAGCAAGACCGATACCACCTTCACCATGGCGGGTTACCGCTATTCCACATCAGGGTATCGAACCTTAAGCGAACACATTGACGAACTGGATCCCGCCAATCACTACAGCAACCGTGGCCGCCCGAAACATCGCCTCGACTTGAGCATCAACCAGACTCTTGGCCGCAACGGCTCGCTGTTTCTCAGTGCCGGTGAGACCAACTACTGGGATCGCGCCGGCAGTACTCGACGATTGCAGGTCGGCTACAGCGGCAGTGTGGGCGTGGTGAGCTACAGCGTGTCGGCCTCACACACGCAAAGCGCTGATCGCTCACGCGATTCGGATAACCAGTTGGCGTTTTCGGTCAGCGTTCCTTTCGGCGACCGCAACCGTTCGCAACGTTTCTACAGCAACCTGACCACCGATGGTAATGGTCAGGACAACCTGCAAGGTGGCGTGGCGGGTTACCTCAACGATGAGAGCACCTTGTCCTATTCAGCTCAGGCCGGGCTGGCCGGTAACGAGCGCTCAAGTGGTGTTGGCATAGGTTGGGATGCGCCGTCGGCAAAGCTGGCGGCGAACTATTCAACGTCTGGCCCTTCCCGTCATTTGGACATGACCGCGTCCGGCTCGGTGGTGGCCCACAGCGGCGGTGTGACGTTTGGTCAGCCGGTGGGTGAGACATTCGCACTTGTCGAAGTTCCTAACGTGAAAGGTGTGGCTGTCGAAGGCTCTACGGCTCGAACTGACAGCGCCGGATACACCATCGAAAGCTACGTGCAGCCCTATCGGTACAACTGGGTAAACCTTGATACCCAGACGCTGGGCAGCGATGTTGATGTCACTGAAACTTCGCAACAACTGGTCCCGCGGCGTGGTTCGGTAGTTAAGGCTAGCTTTGAAGCCTCAAGCGGCCGACGCGTACAATTTAACCTGCTTCAAGCAAATGGCAAAAAGCTGCCTTTCGGAGCACAACTCTTTGATGAGGCTAATAAATTGTTAGCCGTGGTGGACAACCAATCACGCGCATTGGTGTTTGGCATAAAAGAGCACGGGCGATTGACGTTAAACTGGGTCGGCGGAAACTGCACAGTCCCCTACAAACTCCCTGAGCGCGACCCATCAGTTGTGTATGACCAAGTTAAAGTTACATGCGATTTAAGCTTGGCGATGGAGTAG
- a CDS encoding fimbrial biogenesis chaperone, giving the protein MNATLVLRCFLLAALFVCPGICVAGIQVSGTRIIFPASDREATIQVRNEGAEDTMIQSWIEAATGEAEANIPFAITPSLARLSYKKQQSLRIFYQGRGLPVDRESVYWLSIQEIPQLSDSENTLQVAFRQRLKVFYRPLKLPGSPDESAENLKWGWVSDSDQSKLSVSNSSAFYVSLASASIVVNGKEYAVDTEMVSPESHSEMNVKGVAGKPFGSAEVRWESVNDYGALVKHQAVIK; this is encoded by the coding sequence ATGAACGCCACGTTAGTTTTACGCTGCTTCCTGCTGGCGGCGCTGTTTGTCTGCCCCGGTATTTGTGTGGCAGGCATCCAGGTGAGCGGAACGCGGATAATCTTCCCCGCGTCCGACCGTGAAGCCACCATTCAAGTGCGTAATGAGGGCGCTGAGGACACGATGATCCAGTCTTGGATCGAAGCTGCTACGGGCGAAGCCGAGGCAAATATTCCTTTTGCGATCACGCCGTCCCTTGCTCGCCTGAGTTATAAAAAACAGCAATCGTTGCGCATTTTTTACCAAGGCAGAGGATTGCCAGTTGACCGTGAATCGGTGTACTGGCTCAGCATTCAGGAAATTCCGCAGTTGTCGGACTCGGAGAACACGCTGCAAGTAGCCTTTCGCCAACGGCTGAAAGTGTTTTATCGACCTTTGAAACTTCCAGGCTCACCAGATGAGTCGGCCGAAAACCTCAAGTGGGGCTGGGTGAGTGATTCAGATCAATCGAAGTTGTCGGTCAGTAATTCCTCTGCATTTTATGTTTCGCTGGCAAGTGCGTCGATAGTAGTCAACGGCAAAGAGTACGCAGTTGATACGGAGATGGTCAGCCCAGAAAGTCACTCCGAAATGAATGTAAAAGGTGTTGCCGGTAAACCTTTTGGTAGCGCAGAAGTTCGCTGGGAGTCCGTCAATGATTATGGCGCACTAGTCAAGCATCAAGCGGTTATTAAGTAG
- a CDS encoding fimbrial protein yields the protein MKTLKFVLLTSAIGALANTALAADGTINFTGEIIAASCVASSGAGTSVGGGVGNQTVDVNLGKVSLDSLTGSAGGGIAAGKTINLNLDCGNTAAGLTTVKLGFDPMAGSGIDQKNNSLLKTTGSAKGVGIGMYDADNNLINLSANEAYSSALVKSGENENAKYTANLTMRAAYVANGDDLEVGTALGTLPFTLSYE from the coding sequence ATGAAAACACTTAAGTTCGTACTGCTGACTTCGGCAATCGGTGCGTTAGCTAATACCGCGCTGGCAGCTGATGGCACCATCAATTTCACTGGCGAAATTATCGCCGCTTCCTGCGTCGCATCTTCTGGTGCGGGTACATCTGTTGGGGGGGGCGTTGGCAATCAGACCGTTGACGTGAACTTGGGCAAGGTGAGTCTGGACTCTCTCACTGGTTCCGCAGGTGGGGGGATTGCCGCTGGTAAAACGATCAACCTGAATCTGGATTGCGGTAATACCGCCGCCGGTTTGACCACCGTCAAACTCGGATTTGACCCGATGGCTGGTTCCGGCATCGATCAGAAGAACAATAGTCTGTTGAAGACAACGGGTTCCGCTAAAGGTGTAGGCATCGGGATGTACGACGCCGATAACAACCTTATCAATCTTTCCGCGAACGAAGCGTACTCCAGTGCGTTGGTGAAGAGCGGTGAAAATGAGAACGCCAAGTACACCGCCAACCTGACCATGCGTGCCGCTTACGTTGCCAACGGCGACGATCTGGAAGTGGGCACGGCTCTCGGAACGCTGCCTTTCACATTGAGTTACGAGTAA
- a CDS encoding DUF4239 domain-containing protein, which yields MNSFWIALAIFGCLVSASLLMMQWYPKLASHHRDDDTNSVIRLVANIFVVMTSLVFGLMINSAKNTFESIDANFHGYATSMIIFDRTLRGYGDAAKDTRTRLITYLERAIETPYRGDEALQHRNSEAAKYLDDIGKSLALIKPPDRYHETMLQDIRQQYHSLIEQRWRIVEQSEGAIPGPLIGMLVAWLTLIFASFGYRAPRNSMVTGMFIISSLLIAASVYLVLDMDVPFHGPIQISDEPLRRALAVMQL from the coding sequence ATGAACTCTTTCTGGATCGCACTGGCCATTTTTGGGTGCCTCGTTTCTGCCTCGCTTCTCATGATGCAGTGGTATCCCAAGCTGGCATCCCACCACAGGGATGACGACACTAACTCCGTAATTCGTCTGGTAGCCAACATTTTTGTGGTTATGACATCGCTGGTCTTTGGCTTGATGATTAATTCTGCCAAAAACACTTTCGAGTCCATTGACGCAAACTTTCATGGGTATGCAACCAGCATGATCATTTTTGATCGGACACTGCGGGGCTATGGCGATGCGGCAAAAGACACGCGAACTCGCCTGATCACCTATCTTGAGCGCGCTATCGAGACCCCGTATCGGGGAGACGAGGCGCTGCAGCATCGTAACAGCGAGGCGGCTAAATACCTGGATGATATAGGCAAGTCTTTGGCTCTTATAAAGCCCCCGGACCGCTACCATGAAACGATGCTGCAGGATATTCGTCAGCAATATCATTCGCTCATCGAGCAACGCTGGAGGATCGTCGAGCAGTCAGAGGGAGCGATTCCTGGCCCGCTCATTGGGATGCTTGTTGCTTGGTTGACGCTCATTTTCGCCAGTTTTGGATACCGCGCTCCCCGTAATTCGATGGTGACAGGAATGTTCATCATCTCGTCATTGCTCATTGCGGCTTCCGTTTACCTTGTTTTGGACATGGATGTGCCATTTCATGGTCCTATCCAGATATCCGACGAGCCCCTGCGCAGGGCGCTCGCAGTAATGCAACTCTAG